One Suncus etruscus isolate mSunEtr1 chromosome 13, mSunEtr1.pri.cur, whole genome shotgun sequence genomic region harbors:
- the TM4SF1 gene encoding transmembrane 4 L6 family member 1, whose translation MCYGRCARCIGHSLLWLSIFCIIANILLYFPNGETRFASEDHLSRFVWFFSGIAGGGLLMFLPASVFIALEEEDCCGCCGYDNCGKSCAMLSSVLAALVGIIGSGYCVIVAALGLAEGPLCLNTQGSWNYTFANTEGQYLLDTDTWSQCLEPNNIVVWNVSLFSILLALGGIEFILCLIQVINGVLGGICGFCCSRQQQYDC comes from the exons ATGTGCTATGGCAGGTGTGCAAGATGCATCGGCCACTCTCTGCTGTGGCTGTCTATCTTCTGCATCATAGCCAATATCCTACTGTACTTTCCCAATGGGGAAACCAGGTTCGCCTCTGAGGATCACCTCAGCCGCTTTGTGTGGTTTTTCTCCGGCATCGCGGGAGGCGGGCTGCTG ATGTTTCTACCTGCCAGTGTGTTCATTGCGCTTGAGGAAGAAGATTGCTGTGGCTGCTGTGGATATGACAACTGTGGCAAGAGCTGTGCG ATGCTCTCTTCTGTGCTGGCAGCTCTGGTTGGCATCATCGGATCTGGTTACTGTGTCATCGTGGCCGCATTGGGTTTGGCTGAGGGACCCCTGTGTCTGAACACCCAGGGCAGTTGGAACTACACCTTTGCCAACACCGAAGGACA gtACCTGCTGGACACTGACACATGGTCTCAATGCTTAGAACCCAACAACATAGTAGTATGGAATGTCTCTCTGTTCTCCATCCTCTTGGCCCTTGGTGGAATTGAGTTCATCTTGTGTCTCATACAAGTCATCAATGGTGTGCTTGGTGGCATCTGTGGTTTTTGCTGCTCTCGCCAACAG CAATATGACTGCTGA